The following coding sequences are from one Purpureocillium takamizusanense chromosome 14, complete sequence window:
- the rpc25 gene encoding DNA-directed RNA polymerase III complex subunit Rpc25 (COG:K~EggNog:ENOG503P1TA), which yields MFILTKISDLVQIDPKDFSKHSIVALEDNINEKYANKVIQKIGLCICLYDILWTSEGLIGHGTGLVNVNVEFRMIVFRPFKGEIMLGRIRSSTPAGINIRTDFFDDILVPYEHLPEGAEYNHGEQLWIWNVDEERLFYDNHEMVRFQVVDEEWHDQTPAGPSQAEDTPAKSPYKIKGSMAQDGLGVCLWWDEG from the exons ATGTTCATCTTG ACCAAGATCTCGGATCTTGTCCAGATCGACCCAAAGGACTTCTCAAAGCATAGCATAGTTGCTCTGGAGGACAACATCAACGAAAAGTATGCTAATAAG GTCATTCAAAAGATCGGCTTGTGCATATGTCTATACGACATTCTGTGGACATCAGAGGGACTCATTGGCCATGGCACTGGCCTTGTCAACGTCAATG TCGAGTTTCGAATGATCGTCTTTCGACCTTTCAAAGGAGAAATTATGCTTGGCAGGATACGAAGCTCCACACCTGCAGGAATCAACATAAGAACAGACTTCTTCGACGATATTCTTGTTCCGTACGAGCACCTGCCAGAGGGCGCAGAATA CAaccacggcgagcagctctGGATCTGGAACGTCGACGAAGAGAGACTCTTTTACGACAACCACGAGATGGTGCGGTTTCAAGTCGTTGACGAGGAGTGGCATGACCAGACGCCGGCGGGGCCGTCACAAGCCGAGGACACACCGGCAAAGTCACCGTACAAGATCAAAGGGAGCATGGCACAAGACGGGCTGGGCGTGTGCCTATGGTGGGATGAAGGCTGA
- a CDS encoding uncharacterized protein (COG:S~EggNog:ENOG503NW8A), whose translation MPFPFILPTTSAFSFSSCFSCDSHPSLPIHASTQRGVMRDALKKHKRLPPASRSGDLAIVIASLDGYIPYLLAVDAGVSSSALVGGESINVVLKTAPAISWRPTLSGDIVPGKERPRVKINSLEYEIFFVLSTLAFAYVSTARSILQPLYVINGEFIGSTERTAAIQTANKHLLDAASLYDYLANRSEQISSTPPSVDVAPTTARGLASLALAEATLLAVTKDDPYPAAVAQDRNKNDKEWMFKSPDIPKTKAHLNARLCLAASDHAAKAASLCQSAGTGTGKMSQAVTKYIEDLRRTSRAKACRFFGIHAEIDGNTAEGIGWLRAGFAALGVEPKDRDGKKGLSFSRLKKDLTEKREDRRVEKETAWGVDAGRLEEMRILEMLDAKWNKINDTVSPVPLTICGQQCALADPGRR comes from the coding sequence ATGCCGTTCCCATTTATTCTGCCTACCACGTCGGCAttctccttctcgtcctGCTTCAGCTGTGACTCTCATCCGTCACTACCCATCCACGCCAGCACCCAGCGAGGGGTCATGCGAGATGCCCTCAAGAAACACAAGCGCTTGCCTCCAGCCTCGCGATCCGGCGATCTCGCCATCGTTATAGCCAGCCTGGACGGGTACATCCCCTACCTTCTCGCCGTGGACGCCGGCGTGAGCTCTAGCGCTCTCGTTGGCGGGGAGAGCATCAATGTCGTCctgaagacggcgccggccattagctggcggccgacgtTGTCCGGCGATATTGTCCCGGGGAAGGAACGGCCGCGGGTCAAGATCAACTCGTTGGAGTACGAAATTTTCTTTGTTCTATCAACGCTCGCATTTGCCTACGTCTCTACCGCGAGATCAATACTTCAGCCGCTATACGTCATCAATGGGGAATTCATCGGCTCGACGGAGAGGACAGCAGCTATCCAAACGGCAAATAAGCACCTTCTTGATGCCGCCTCGCTGTATGACTACCTTGCAAACCGGAGCGAGCAAATATCCAGCACCCCGCCCAGCGTGGACGTGGCCCCGACCACGGCCCGCGGCCTGGCGTCtctggcgctggccgaggcaaCTCTTCTTGCAGTCACGAAAGATGACCCGtatcccgccgccgttgcgcaaGATAGGAACAAAAACGACAAGGAGTGGATGTTCAAGTCGCCGGATATTCCCAAGACAAAGGCCCACTTGAATGCCCGTCTCTGTCTCGCGGCGTCGGACCACGCAGCCAAGGCGGCTTCACTGTGTCAGTCTGCgggcaccggcaccggcaagatGAGCCAAGCCGTGACCAAATACATTGAGGACCTTCGACGGACAAGCCGAGCCAAGGCTTGCAGGTTCTTCGGCATCCACGCGGAAATCGATGGCAATACGGCCGAGGGCATCGGCTGGCTCCGTGCGGGCTTCGCAgcgctcggcgtcgaacCCAAAGACAGGGACGGCAAGAAAGGGTTGAGTTTCAGCCGGCTCAAGAAGGACCTGACGGAGAAGAGGGAAGACCGGCGTGTCGAGAAGGAAACGGCCTGGGGTGTCGATGCTGGTCGGCTAGAGGAAATGAGGATCCTCGAGATGCTTGACGCGAAGTGGAACAAGATCAATGACACTGTAAGCCCCGTCCCATTGACGATTTGCGGGCAACAATGTGCACTGGCTGATCCAGGTCGCAGATGA
- a CDS encoding uncharacterized protein (COG:S~EggNog:ENOG503NW8A), translating into MPFPFILPTTSAFSFSSCFSCDSHPSLPIHASTQRGVMRDALKKHKRLPPASRSGDLAIVIASLDGYIPYLLAVDAGVSSSALVGGESINVVLKTAPAISWRPTLSGDIVPGKERPRVKINSLEYEIFFVLSTLAFAYVSTARSILQPLYVINGEFIGSTERTAAIQTANKHLLDAASLYDYLANRSEQISSTPPSVDVAPTTARGLASLALAEATLLAVTKDDPYPAAVAQDRNKNDKEWMFKSPDIPKTKAHLNARLCLAASDHAAKAASLCQSAGTGTGKMSQAVTKYIEDLRRTSRAKACRFFGIHAEIDGNTAEGIGWLRAGFAALGVEPKDRDGKKGLSFSRLKKDLTEKREDRRVEKETAWGVDAGRLEEMRILEMLDAKWNKINDTMNTQLIPPVNSLLAKMPSGREICTLRPYQPPVLERDVLEAMRSPPDGEDDLGHELSSDDEAHGSPAMPVGAYPGTSVDYGRTSSTPGSSTYY; encoded by the exons ATGCCGTTCCCATTTATTCTGCCTACCACGTCGGCAttctccttctcgtcctGCTTCAGCTGTGACTCTCATCCGTCACTACCCATCCACGCCAGCACCCAGCGAGGGGTCATGCGAGATGCCCTCAAGAAACACAAGCGCTTGCCTCCAGCCTCGCGATCCGGCGATCTCGCCATCGTTATAGCCAGCCTGGACGGGTACATCCCCTACCTTCTCGCCGTGGACGCCGGCGTGAGCTCTAGCGCTCTCGTTGGCGGGGAGAGCATCAATGTCGTCctgaagacggcgccggccattagctggcggccgacgtTGTCCGGCGATATTGTCCCGGGGAAGGAACGGCCGCGGGTCAAGATCAACTCGTTGGAGTACGAAATTTTCTTTGTTCTATCAACGCTCGCATTTGCCTACGTCTCTACCGCGAGATCAATACTTCAGCCGCTATACGTCATCAATGGGGAATTCATCGGCTCGACGGAGAGGACAGCAGCTATCCAAACGGCAAATAAGCACCTTCTTGATGCCGCCTCGCTGTATGACTACCTTGCAAACCGGAGCGAGCAAATATCCAGCACCCCGCCCAGCGTGGACGTGGCCCCGACCACGGCCCGCGGCCTGGCGTCtctggcgctggccgaggcaaCTCTTCTTGCAGTCACGAAAGATGACCCGtatcccgccgccgttgcgcaaGATAGGAACAAAAACGACAAGGAGTGGATGTTCAAGTCGCCGGATATTCCCAAGACAAAGGCCCACTTGAATGCCCGTCTCTGTCTCGCGGCGTCGGACCACGCAGCCAAGGCGGCTTCACTGTGTCAGTCTGCgggcaccggcaccggcaagatGAGCCAAGCCGTGACCAAATACATTGAGGACCTTCGACGGACAAGCCGAGCCAAGGCTTGCAGGTTCTTCGGCATCCACGCGGAAATCGATGGCAATACGGCCGAGGGCATCGGCTGGCTCCGTGCGGGCTTCGCAgcgctcggcgtcgaacCCAAAGACAGGGACGGCAAGAAAGGGTTGAGTTTCAGCCGGCTCAAGAAGGACCTGACGGAGAAGAGGGAAGACCGGCGTGTCGAGAAGGAAACGGCCTGGGGTGTCGATGCTGGTCGGCTAGAGGAAATGAGGATCCTCGAGATGCTTGACGCGAAGTGGAACAAGATCAATGACACT ATGAACACCCAGCTGATACCACCTGTCAATTCGCTCCTCGCCAAGATGCCCTCGGGGCGCGAGATTTGCACCTTACGGCCGTACCAGCCCCCAGTCCTGGAAAGAGACGTTCTGGAGGCTATGCGATCTCCTCCAGACGGAGAAGATGACTTAGGCCACGAGTTgagctccgacgacgaggctcaTGGCAGTCCAGCCATGCCCGTGGGAGCCTACCCTGGAACATCGGTAGACTATGGGCGGACGAGCTCCACGCCCGGAAGCAGTACGTATTATTAA
- the RPP2B gene encoding 60S acidic ribosomal protein P2 (COG:J~SECRETED:SignalP(1-16~SECRETED:cutsite=GNA-SP~SECRETED:prob=0.4456)~EggNog:ENOG503P569) — protein MKHLAAYLLLGLGGNASPSAADVKKVLSSVGIEADDERLNKLIAELKGKDVSELIASGSEKLASVPSGGAGGAPAAGGAAAGGAAAAAPAEEKEEEKEESDEDMGFGLFD, from the exons ATGAAGCACCTCGCAGCTtacctcctcctcggccttggcggcaACGCCTCCCCCTCGGCTGCCGACGTCAAGAAGGTCCTCTCCTccgtcggcatcgaggccgatgacgagcgccTGAACAAGCTCATCGCTgagctcaagggcaaggacgtcAGCGAG CTCATTGCCTCCGGTTCCGAGAAGCTGGCTTCCGTCCCCTCTGGCGGTGCGGGtggcgcccccgccgccggtggtgctgctgctggcggcgccgctgccgccgcccctgccgaggagaaggaggaggagaaggaggagtCCGACGAGGATATGGGTTTCGGTCTGTTCGACTAA
- a CDS encoding uncharacterized protein (COG:S~EggNog:ENOG503P4FG) — protein sequence MPIGDLLAQITGDQSTAGSARTPTLPRGSQVPTKRKPDDDLRGNASKSVRHEPSQRPSHGSRPTSDRPAASHRSALNGSKPAPVDRTKSANAISKPARPAIPGARSSPNNTPAPVPAAPRAPPKKGSFAEILARGQRAQAVMGQVGKIQHKKVEKGAAARNKEDVKTPQPGKPTSAQAKGKQAAGYSGTSKAAPRNGTNGHRVAGKKDPRDTQAGRSKTGTSRREAEEEAAAAAAAAKKVKKAALVNTGYAGTARPKPAEAGHRKKETPRGGALLNAPISRGSSKRSRYEEDYDEELDDFIEYDDEEDEGGPKYGYESDGSSDMEAGLDELDVEERRAEYFARKEDIEEERLEKTLKAAKEDRKRKAMEELRARRR from the exons ATGCCG ATCGGAGACCTTTTGGCTCAGATTACTGGCGACCAGTCGACTGCCGGCTCGGCCCGAACACCTACGCTCCCACGGGGCAGCCAGGTACCGACGAAGCGGAAGCCCGACGATGACTTGCGCGGCAACGCCTCCAAGTCGGTTCGCCACGAGCCTTCGCAACGGCCGAGCCACGGCTCGCGCCCGACAAGCGACAGGCCCGCTGCATCGCACCGGTCGGCTTTGAACGGCTCGAAACCCGCCCCGGTCGACAGGACCAAGTCGGCAAACGCGATATcgaagccagccaggcccgccATCCCTGGAGCGCGGTCGAGCCCGAACAATACCCCGGCACCAGTCCCGGCCGCCCCAAGAGCACCCCCGAAGAAGGGATCCTTTGCTGAGATTCTCGCGCGAGGGCAACGGGCCCAGGCCGTAATGGGTCAGGTGGGCAAGATCCAGCACAAGAAGGTCGAAaagggagcagcagccaggaACAAGGAGGACGTGAAGACTCCTCAACCTGGCAAACCGACTTCCGCTCAGGCAAAGGGAAAGCAAGCGGCTGGATACTCTGGGACATCAAAGGCCGCTCCCCGAAACGGCACGAATGGCCATCGCGTGGCGGGCAAGAAGGACCCTCGAGACACCCAGGCAGGCCGATCGAAGACCGGAACCTCTCGACgcgaagcagaagaagaagccgccgccgccgccgccgccgccaaaaaGGTCAAGAAGGCAGCCCTTGTCAACACGGGCTACGCCGGCACCGCGCGGCCCAAGCCCGCGGAAGCGGGCCACCGCAAGAAGGAGACGCCCCGTGGCGGAGCGCTGCTCAACGCGCCCATATCTCGGGGCTCGTCGAAGCGCTCGCGCTACGAGGAAGactacgacgaggagctcgacgacttcatcgagtatgacgacgaggaagacgagggcggccCGAAGTACGGGTACGAGTCGGACGGATCCTCGGACATGGAGGCCGGcctggacgagctcgacgtcgaggagcgcaggGCCGAGTATTTCGCCCGCAAGGAAgacatcgaggaggagcgcctcgagaAGACcctcaaggcggccaaggaggatcgcaagcgcaaggccatggaggagctgcgagcgcgccgccgctga
- the ALG6 gene encoding Dolichyl-P-Glc:Man(9)GlcNAc(2)-PP-dolichol alpha-1,3-glucosyltransferase (COG:E~COG:G~BUSCO:EOG09260NZ8~EggNog:ENOG503NVFW~CAZy:GT57~TransMembrane:13 (i57-77o125-145i157-179o185-202i214-233o239-266i278-302o385-407i414-432o460-477i484-500o520-539i551-577o)), whose amino-acid sequence MAMASPSPHKARRKPKKPGNGADAIARTRSEALVRTPTFPLSAFLWPARSSSSQWEVLPLILMVVGLFRWAAGLWGYSGFQRPPMFGDYEAQRHWMEITTHLPISQWYFHDLQWWGLDYPPLTAYHSWVMGKIGALIDPVWFALFTSRGSDDPTLKIFMRATVIVSEYLTYIPAVVVFVRRYSRLNGVASWTSSVALVAILMQPSTILIDHVHFQYNTVMLGLVLASMSSLLADRYLWAAVFFVAALGFKQMALYYAFSVFAYLLGKCVFPTINITRLLAIALVTLISFAVLVLPLVLGTLYDRHRGLDPRPDLDGPPPPLPLFPFLNQYFDTHTHTVYYAVVQQMVQMVHRIFPFSRGLFEDKVANFWCAANVAFKLRNLPPALLQRAALGATLAAIIPPNVVLFLRPRKTTMPLAFAATAWGFFLFSYQVHEKSVLLPLMPMTLLLAGKQGMNGNTRSWVGFANLLGAWTMFPLLRRVDLRVPYAVLSLLWAYLLGLPPTSWSAPFEVQDGRSKRMQWATALLHGAFYITMGVWHAVDAFVKPPAGKPDLWVVANVGVGAAGFALCYLWCLWRLLMESGLLPSGTTSKSKMQ is encoded by the exons ATGGCAATGGCCAGTCCCTCGCCGCACAAAGCCCGGCgcaagcccaagaagcccgGCAATGGCGCCGACGCAATCGCGCGAACGCGCTCCGAGGCGCTCGTCCGGACGCCCACCTTTCCCCTGTCTGCGTTCCTCTGGCCCGCGCGCAGCTCTTCGTCGCAGTGGGAGGTGCTCCCGCTCATCCTCATGGTCGTCGGGCTCTTCCGCTGGGCTGCCGGTCTCTGGGGCTACTCTG GCTTCCAACGGCCACCCATGTTTGGCGACTACGAAGCACAGCGGCACTGGATGGAGATCACGACGCACCTCCCGATTTCGCAATGGTACTTTCACGACCTGCAATGGTGGGGTCTTGACTACCCGCCGCTCACGGCCTATCATAGCTGGGTCATGGGCAAGATTGGCGCCCTCATCGACCCGGTTTGGTTCGCCTTGTTCACCTCCCGCGGCTCCGACGACCCGACATTGAAGATATTCATGAGGGCAACGGTCATCGTGTCCGAATATCTCACCTATAtcccggccgtcgtcgtctttgtgCGGCGTTATAGCCGACTCAACGGCGTCGCTTCTTGGACGAGCTCTGTGGCATTGGTCGCGATCCTCATGCAGCCATCAACGATTCTCATCGACCACGTCCACTTTCAATACAACACAGTCATGCTAGGCCTCGTCCTTGCGAGCATGTCCAGCTTGCTTGCCGACCGGTACCTGTGGGCGGCAGTCTTCTTTGTCGCGGCCCTAGGCTTCAAGCAGATGGCCTTGTACTACGCCTTCAGCGTCTTCGCCTACCTCTTGGGCAAGTGCGTCTTTCCCACCATCAACATTACCAGACTACTCGCCATTGCTCTCGTCACACTCATCTCGTTCGCCGTCTTGGTGCTTCCACTAGTCTTGGGAACCTTGTATGATAGGCATCGGGGCCTCGACCCGCGACCGGATCTGGACGGCCCTCCGCCACCCCTGCCTCTGTTTCCTTTCCTGAATCAGTATTTTGATACCCATACCCATACCGTTTACTACGCAGTTGTTCAGCAGATGGTGCAGATGGTGCACAGGATATTTCCCTTTTCGAGGGGCTTGTTCGAAGACAAAGTGGCCAACTTTTGGTGCGCGGCCAATGTTGCCTTCAAGCTTCGCAATCTCCCTCCTGCGCTTCTGCAAAGGGCAGCGCTCGGAGCGAcactcgccgccatcatcccGCCCAATGTCGTCTTGTTCTTGCGACCGCGGAAAACAACGATGCCTCTCGCTTTTGCGGCAACAGCCTggggcttcttcttgttcaGCTACCAGGTTCACGAGAAGAGCGTTCTTTTGCCCTTGATGCCGATGACTCTGTTGCTCGCCGGGAAGCAAGGCATGAACGGAAATACTCGGTCCTGGGTCGGTTTTGCGAACCTGCTAGGTGCCTGGACAATGTttccgctgctgcgccgcgtgGACCTCCGGGTTCCCTACGCGGTCTTGTCGCTGCTATGGGCATATCTCTTGGGGCTTCCTCCAACGTCGTGGAGTGCGCCTTTCGAGGTTCAGGACGGTCGTTCCAAGCGCATGCagtgggcgacggccttgctCCATGGGGCCTTTTACATCACCATGGGCGTTTGGCATGCCGTTGATGCATTCGTCAAACCACCGGCGGGGAAGCCTGATCTGTGGGTGGTGGCAAACGTCGGAGTCGGCGCAGCTGGCTTTGCGCTATGCTATTTGTGGTGCCTCTGGAGGCTTCTGATGGAGAGCGGTCTGCTGCCTTCAGGCACAACATCCAAGTCGAAAATGCAATAA
- the SDH2 gene encoding Succinate dehydrogenase (quinone) (BUSCO:EOG09263X1F~COG:C~EggNog:ENOG503NVAA) → MAALRSSSTRILGSSVRTMAMRPGAVFTRSMASVSDAPAEQQPRMKTFSVYRWNPDTPSEKPRMQSYTLDLNKTGPMILDALVRIKNELDPTLTFRRSCREGICGSCAMNINGQNTLACLCRIPAESASEVKLYPLPHTYVVKDLVPDLTHFYKQYKSIKPYLQRDTPAPDGKEYRQSKEDRKKLDGLYECILCACCSTSCPSYWWNAEEYLGPAILLQSYRWLADSRDERKAERKSNLENNMSLYRCHTILNCTRACPKGLNPGKAIAEIKKQMALGA, encoded by the exons ATGGCCGCTCTCcgctcttcctcgacccGAATTCTCGGCTCGTCCGTTCGGACGATGGCCATGCGCCCCGGTGCCGTCTTCACCCGCTCAATGGCTTCGGTCAgcgacgcgccggccgagcagcagccgcgcatGAAGACCTTTTCCGTCTATCGATGGAACCCCGACACGCCGAGCGAGAAGCCGCGCATGCAATCCTACACGCTCGACCTCAACAAGACGGGACCCATGATTCTTGATGCCCTGGTCCGCATCAAGAATGAGCTTGACCCGACCCTGACCTTCCGACGCAGCTGTCGTGAGGGTATTTGCGGCTCTTGCGCCATGAACATTAACGGCCAAAACACCCTGGCCTGCCTGT GCCGAATCCCCGCCGAGTCCGCCTCCGAAGTCAAGCTCTACCCTCTGCCGCACACCTACGTCGTCAAGGACCTGGTCCCCGACTTGACGCACTTCTACAAGCAGTACAAGTCGATCAAGCCGTACCTGCAGCGCgacacgccggcgccagat GGCAAGGAATACCGCCAGAGCAAGGAGGACCGCAAGAAGCTGGACGGTCTGTACGAGTGCATCCTGTGCGCTTGCTGCTCAACGTCGTGCCCCTCGTACTGGTGGAACGCGGAGGAGTACCTCGGCCCCGCCATTCTGCTGCAGTCTTACCGATGGCTCGCCGACTCGCGAgacgagcgcaaggccgagcgCAAGAGCAACCTGGAAAACAACATGAGCCTATACCGGTGCCACACCATCCTCAACTGCACACGCGCTTGCCCCAAGGGCCTGAACCCCGGCAAGGCCATCGCTGAGATCAAGAAGCAGATGGCGCTCGGCGCATAA
- a CDS encoding uncharacterized protein (SECRETED:SignalP(1-17~SECRETED:cutsite=ASA-VP~SECRETED:prob=0.7677)~EggNog:ENOG503PP7D) translates to MKTAAGLVFALAGIASAVPRPTHTESTCLDESVCIDGMSECGVVWGGCYNPCSQPSPTPAPCPATSSDKSTITAPPVTPTTAPEDDCHTRIICIDAINECGIRYGGCIPDCKPWALSTPPCPSSTSTSKSVASDEGYMTAWKRQEDGKMTAWKLDDGYMTAWKDDDGFMTAWKSDDGFMTAWKSDDGYMTAWKRDEQNTTPAYKSGFMTAWKSDDGKMTAWKEDDGKMTAWKDSDGKMTAWKDSDGKMTMWKENDGKMTAWKESDGKMTAWKDNDGKMTAWKVDDGKMTAWKDESGFMTAWAPQPTQ, encoded by the exons ATGAAGACTGCAGCGGGACTCGTCTTTGCCCTCGCTGGCATAGCCAGCGCGGTGCCTCGACCTACACACACTGAATCCACCTGCCTCGATGAGTCCGTCTGCATCGACGGCATGAGCGAGTGCGGCGTGGTCTGGGGCGG GTGCTACAACCCGTGCTCCCAGCCGTCTCCGACTCCCGCCCCGTGCCCCGCCACGTCTTCCGACAAGTCGACGATCACGGCTCCTCCGGTGACGCCAACGACCGCCCCTGAGGATGACTGCCACACGCGCATCATCTGCATTGACGCCATCAACGAGTGCGGCATCCGCTATGGCGG CTGCATCCCCGACTGCAAGCCCTGGGCGCTCAGCACGCCTCCCTgcccgagctcgacgtcgacgtccaaGAGTGTGGCGTCCGATGAGGGGTACATGACCGCGTGGAAGCGCCAAGAAGACGGCAAGATGACGGCCTggaagctcgacgacggctacATGACCGCTTggaaggacgacgacggcttcatgACCGCTTGGAAGTCTGACGACGGCTTCATGACGGCCTGGAAGTCTGACGACGGCTACATGACCGCCTGGAAGCGAGACGAGCAGAACACGACGCCGGCGTACAAGTCCGGCTTCATGACTGCCTGGaagagcgacgacggcaagatgACTGCCTGGAAGGAAGACGATGGCAAGATGACCGCCTGGAAGGACAGCGATGGCAAGATGACTGCCTGGAAGGACAGTGACGGTAAGATGACCATGTGGAAGGAGAACGATGGCAAGATGACTGCCTGGAAGGAGAGCGACGGCAAGATGACTGCGTGGAAGGACAATGACGGTAAAATGACGGCTTGgaaggtcgacgacggcaaaaTGACTGCCTGGAAGGACGAGTCTGGGTTCATGACCGCCTGGGCTCCTCAGCCGACGCAGTAG
- a CDS encoding uncharacterized protein (COG:S~EggNog:ENOG503P0F4), with product MSGYGYAPPPPPPSTSGGHHAYAQPTPSYAHHRGGGPSGGRGRGGQYSRGRGDYQAAAAAVPTHYEYPPQPYAAHGMTAYGASSAAANYHQPHPQQWAPEHAHAPPPQNAHPHAPSPISPSNYHPNYAPQSYAPTQYSQQPAYGAPQQYGHPYQAAPPQPAASHWGHQGSPQQGHYSNNRGRGGYSDRGVSKHSHMGAPVRQAYDHEPVAPVYGQPYPHDPRAAHYPPAQYPYSGPPPPPPAPVHHQDSHHGGQYHRRGRGGGHRDGVRGRGGHHHGGGDKARHHHGQQKQNHQNHGNDAKVKVDTQSAGKKKKRKTNTLGLTPGMESESEDDEGEEKALVDLIGAETLQISDVAAFLAERRKNYPTRARVEAKKAADVARKDEDKAASLEKQADKLRKQLRKVESSIKRKREQGDEGDEMRDVSPDSSDDEKPEVMSSRTESAAPPPPPPAKKADISKHCKYYATGGTCGKKGKCRFVHDPEVREAAMKEREANDGRMTIQQRLILNDKEQEDLTILQSIQYLREKGAMKAIPKGQGSADAMDVDVKEDKDKNKKPNGSSLLPAAPASLPEPPIKKEANSSRRHPPPSAIPAAKVVSSQGAEHYQGWLLQPYGSGNGKQSGSDDLP from the exons ATGTCTGGCTACGGCTATgctccgccaccgcctcctccgtccaCCTCGGGCGGCCATCATGCGTATGCGCAACCGACGCCATCCTACGCTCACCaccggggagggggcccaTCTGgtggtcgcggtcgcggggGTCAGTACTCCCGGGGCAGAGGCGACTatcaggccgccgccgcggcggtccCAACTCATTACGAGTACCCTCCGCAGCCGTATGCGGCCCATGGCATGACCGCATACGGCGCGTCGTCCGCAGCAGCCAACTATCACCAACCTCATCCACAGCAGTGGGCTCCGGAACACGctcacgccccccctccgcAGAACGCTCATCCCCATGCTCCCTCACCCATCTCCCCATCAAATTACCATCCGAACTACGCTCCTCAGTCATATGCCCCCACCCAATACTCCCAGCAGCCTGCCtacggcgcgccgcagcagtATGGTCACCCGTATCAGGCTGCTCCTCCCCAGCCGGCCGCGTCTCACTGGGGCCATCAAGGCTCGCCCCAGCAGGGGCACTATTCTAACAACAGAGGTCGAGGCGGCTACAGCGACAGGGGTGTTTCCAAGCATTCGCACATGGGAGCTCCAGTCCGGCAGGCCTACGACCACGAGCCAGTGGCGCCAGTGTACGGCCAGCCATACCCGCATGATCCTCGCGCTGCCCACTATCCCCCAGCCCAGTATCCATACTCGgggccaccgcctcctcctcccgcgcctGTCCATCACCAGGACAGCCACCACGGTGGTCAGTAccatcgtcgcggccgaggtggagggcACAGAGACGGCGTtcgcgggcgtggtggtcaccatcacggcggcggggacaaGGCTCGCCACCATCACGGTCAGCAAAAGCAGAATCACCAGAACCACGGCAACGAtgccaaggtcaaggtcgATACGCAGTCGGctggcaagaagaagaagcgcaagacCAACACACTAGGTTTGACCCCCGGCATGGAGTCTGAGtcggaagacgacgaaggaGAGGAGAAGGCTCTCGTAGATCTTATTGGCGCCGAGACCCTGCA AATTTCCGACGTTGCCGCTTTCTTGGCCGAACGTCGCAAGAATTAccccacgcgcgcgcgagtGGAGGCCAAGAAAGCTGCCGATGTGGCACGAAAGGATGAGGACAAGGCTGCCTCTCTGGAAAAGCAAGCCGACAAGTTACGGAAGCAGCTTCGCAAGGTCGAGTCTTCTATCAAGCGAAAGCGTGAGCAAGGCGATGAGGGAGATGAGATGCGGGACGTGTCTCCAGATTCGTCGGATGACGAGAAGCCCGAAGTCATGTCTTCTCGTACCGagtccgccgcgccgcctcctccacctccggCCAAGAAGGCTGATATCTCGAAACACTGCAAGTATTACGCCACCGGTGGAACGTGTGGAAAGAAGGGCAAGTGCCGCTTCGTTCACGATCCTGAAGTGAGAGAAGCAGCCATGAAAGAACGCGAGGCCAACGATGGCCGCATGACCATTCAGCAACGCTTGATTCTCAACGATAAGGAGCAAGAAGATTTGACCATTTTGCAGTCCATCCAGTACCTGCGCGAAAAGGGAGCCATGAAGGCTATCCCCAAGGGCCAAGGaagcgccgacgccatggacgtggacgtgaaagaagacaaggacaagaacaagaagccCAACGGATCGAGTCTCCTGCCGGCTGCCCCAGCATCGTTGCCCGAACCCCCCATCAAGAAAGAGGCCAACTCGAGTCGCcgtcatccgccgccgtcagccatCCCAGCTGCGAAGGTGGTCAGTAGCCAAGGGGCTGAGCACTACCAGGGCTGGCTTCTGCAGCCATATGGCAGCGGGAACGGCAAGCAGTCTGGAAGCGACGATCTCCCTTGA